From one Planococcus citri chromosome 3, ihPlaCitr1.1, whole genome shotgun sequence genomic stretch:
- the LOC135841071 gene encoding protein max-like isoform X2, translated as MSDDDRDLELESAEKRAHHNALERKRRDHIKDSFTSLRESVPSLQGEKVASRAQILKKAADYIQFMRRKNSAHQQDIDDLKRQNVLLESQIESSELNVDGTNFDESDSSSSDSEADVIPRHKKLKTKKFS; from the exons ATGAGCGACGATGATAGAGATTTGGAATTGGAAAGC GCTGAAAAACGAGCTCATCACAATGCATTGGAAAGAAAACGACGAGATCATATTAAAGACAGCTTTACCAGTCTTCGCGAATCCGTGCCATCCCTTCAAGGCGAAAAAGTG GCTAGCAGAgcccagattttgaaaaaagcagcCGATTACATACAATTCATGAGACGTAAAAATTCTGCTCACCAGCAGGATATCGATGACCTCAAGAGACAAAACGTCTTATTGGAATCTCAAA TTGAATCGAGCGAGTTGAATGTGGATGGAACTAATTTTGACGAATCGGATTCTTCGAGTTCGGATTCAGAAGCCGATGTTATTCCTCGTCATAAGAAGTTGAAGACGAAGAAGTTTTCGTAA
- the Ercc1 gene encoding DNA excision repair protein ERCC-1 produces MASSFAGQFSNLKNSELFPIASSIEKDDKSEESTSVNKVTKALPSKSQNSILVSPKQKGNPLLKAITATPWEYDESIIPDYVMGKTTCALFLSLKYHNLKPDYINERLKQLGKMYELRVLLVQVDLPDPHHALKHLVRVCLLCDLTLMLAWNAHEAGKIIETYKVYENKPADLIMERQEGELKLQVINALSSIRSVNRTDAATLLSTFGSINNVVKASKESIALCPGIGLQKATRLQNVLKQPFLKSKSTKTSSQQKEITNFLKKT; encoded by the exons ATGGCATCATCTTTTGCTG gtcaattttccaatttaaagaACTCCGAATTATTTCCAATTGCGAGCAGTATCGAAAAAGATGACAAATCCGAAGAATCAACGTCAGTCAACAAAGTTACTAAAGCCCTTCCTTCGAagagtcaaaattcaattctagtCAGTCCGAAACAA AAAGGAAATCCGTTATTAAAAGCGATTACCGCGACACCGTGGGAATATGATGAAAGTATAATTCCAGATTATGTAATGGGTAAAACCACTTGCGCTTTATTTCTGTCGTTGAAATACCACAATTTGAAGCCAGATTATATAAATGAACGTTTAAAACAACTCGGTAAAATGTACGAATTACGCGTACTTTTAGTACAA gttgaCTTGCCCGATCCTCATCACGCTTTGAAACATTTGGTTAGAGTTTGTCTGCTGTGCGATTTAACGTTAATGTTGGCCTGGAACGCGCACGAAGCCGGTAAAATAATCGAAACGTACAAAGTGTACGAAAATAAACCCGCTGATTTGATTATGGAAAGGCAAGAAGGCGAATTAAAACTTCAG GTAATAAATGCCTTATCTTCTATTCGATCTGTGAATCGTACCGATGCTGCAACAttactttcaacttttggatCTATTAATAATGTGGTAAAAGCGTCTAAAGAATCGATTGCGCTTTGTCCTGGTATCGGTTTGCAGAAAGCTACTAGATTACAAAATGTTCTGAAACAACCGTTCCTCAAGAGCAAGTCAACCAAAACATCCTCCCAACAGAAagaaattaccaattttttaaagaaaacgtGA
- the mri gene encoding BTB/POZ domain-containing protein 10, translating to MTSVKCNLVMSAKDRNHGNVHLHYDQESSSDTEDYRDTEDHRRRVFKNRLSYGPGSSKPKPCLVQRGCNNSTDRSFGNKQNASRSRARVSHGSSCNNSKMQQSSTSASATSSGSSAVNNSSQNDERITLIVDSTRFVVDPSLFTAYPDTMLGRMFSSGLEFTHPNERGEYEVAEGISAQVFRAILDYYRGNVIRCPTTVPVQELREACDYLLIPFDAGTVKAQNLRGLLHELSNDGARCQFEFFLEELMLQLMVNSAQRGDRECHIVILLDDDVVDWDEEYPPQMGEEYCQTVNSTAMYRFFKYIENRDVAKQVMKERGLKKIRLGIEGYPTHKEKVKQRAGGRSDVIYNYVQRPFIHMSWEKEEAKSRHVDFQCVKSKSVTNLAEATADPAIDLEPVAPVPVTDGVGVANVVEPPEGGALIGGVLPDMNEGVPEPVEDPSQN from the exons ATGACCTCTGTAAAAT GTAACTTGGTGATGTCCGCTAAAGATCGAAATCACGGCAACGTTCATTTACATTATGATCAAGAATCAAGTAGCGATACAGAAGATTACAGAGATACCGAAGATCATAGACGAAGAGTATTTAAGAATCGTTTAAG TTACGGTCCCGGATCTTCTAAACCCAAACCGTGTTTAGTGCAACGTGGTTGCAACAATTCAACTGATCGTTCGTTCGGCAATAAACAAAACGCGTCTCGAAGCAG AGCTCGAGTATCACATGGCTCATCGTGTAATAACTCAAAAATGCAACAGTCTTCTACCTCAGCCAGCGCTACTTCCAGTGGTTCGAGTGCAGTAAATAATTCTTCCCAAAATGACGAACGAATCACGTTAATCGTTGACAGTACCAGATTTGTGGTAGATCCTTCGCTATTTACAGCATATCCGGATACGATGTTAGGAAG AATGTTTAGTTCGGGATTAGAATTCACTCATCCGAACGAAAGGGGAGAATATGAAGTCGCCGAAGGTATTTCTGCTCAGGTATTCAGAGCGATATTAGATTATTACAGAGGTAATGTAATCCGTTGTCCTACAACTGTGCCCGTACAAGAGTTGAGAGAAGCGTGCGATTATCTCCTAATACCATTCGATGCTGGAACCGTTAAAGCTCAAAACTTGC GTGGATTACTTCATGAATTATCTAATGACGGAGCTCGATGTCAATTCGAATTCTTCCTAGAAGAACTGATGTTACAACTGATGGTCAATAGTGCTCAACGAGGTGACAGAGAATGCCATATTGTTATTTTATTGGATGACGACGTCGTTGATTGGGATGAAGAATATCCGCCTCAAATGGGCGAAGAATATTGCCAAA CTGTCAACAGTACAGCGATgtacagatttttcaaatacatcGAGAATCGCGACGTAGCGAAGCAAGTAATGAAAGAAAgaggcttgaaaaaaattcgtctcGGTATCGAAGGTTATCCCACCCATAAAGAGAAGGTTAAACAGCGAGCTGGTGGTAGATCGGACGTGATTTATAATTATGTTCAAAGACCATTCATTCATATGTCGTGGGAAAAAGAAGAAGCGAAAAGCAGACACGTTGATTTTCAG TGTGTGAAATCGAAATCGGTTACAAATTTAGCAGAAGCCACAGCAGATCCTGCCATAGACTTAGAACCTGTAGCGCCAGTTCCTGTAACCGATGGCGTAGGAGTTGCTAATGTTGTTGAACCGCCGGAAGGTGGGGCTTTGATTGGCGGCGTCTTACCAGATATGAACGAAGGTGTACCGGAACCTGTCGAAGACCCGTCGCAAAATTAA
- the LOC135841071 gene encoding protein max-like isoform X1 codes for MSDDDRDLELESAEKRAHHNALERKRRDHIKDSFTSLRESVPSLQGEKVASRAQILKKAADYIQFMRRKNSAHQQDIDDLKRQNVLLESQIRTLEKTKATGNFAVESSELNVDGTNFDESDSSSSDSEADVIPRHKKLKTKKFS; via the exons ATGAGCGACGATGATAGAGATTTGGAATTGGAAAGC GCTGAAAAACGAGCTCATCACAATGCATTGGAAAGAAAACGACGAGATCATATTAAAGACAGCTTTACCAGTCTTCGCGAATCCGTGCCATCCCTTCAAGGCGAAAAAGTG GCTAGCAGAgcccagattttgaaaaaagcagcCGATTACATACAATTCATGAGACGTAAAAATTCTGCTCACCAGCAGGATATCGATGACCTCAAGAGACAAAACGTCTTATTGGAATCTCAAA TACGTACTCTAGAGAAAACTAAGGCGACTGGCAATTTTGCAGTTGAATCGAGCGAGTTGAATGTGGATGGAACTAATTTTGACGAATCGGATTCTTCGAGTTCGGATTCAGAAGCCGATGTTATTCCTCGTCATAAGAAGTTGAAGACGAAGAAGTTTTCGTAA
- the Cypl gene encoding peptidyl-prolyl cis-trans isomerase-like 1, with amino-acid sequence MAVNIPDKSWQPPFVVLETTMGTVEIELYWKHAPNTCRNFAELARRSYYHNVKFHRVIRDFMIQGGDPTGTGRGGSSIYGKTFKDEIHEDLKHTGAGILSMANSGPDSNGSQFFITLAPTQWLDGKHAIFGRVYSGMQVVKRIGLVETDKDDQPVDDVKIVNAYVKQE; translated from the exons ATGGCTGTAAACATTCCAGATAAGTCATGGCAACCTCCATTTGTTGTACTCGAAACGAC AATGGGAACGGTTGAAATTGAGTTATATTGGAAACACGCTCCGAATACGTGTCGTAATTTTGCTGAATTGGCACGAAGAAGCTATTAtcataatgtaaaatttcaccGAGTAATCAGAGATTTTATGATACA aggAGGTGATCCTACCGGCACAGGTCGAGGTGGATCTTCAATATACGGTAAAACgttcaaagatgaaattcacGAGGATTTAAAACACACCG gaGCGGGTATTCTTTCAATGGCTAATTCGGGCCCTGATTCTAACGGATCTCAGTTCTTCATCACGCTAGCTCCAACACAGTGGTTAGACGGCAAACATGCCATATTTG GACGCGTATATTCTGGAATGCAAGTTGTTAAGCGAATAGGTTTAGTAGAAACGGATAAAGATGATCAACCAGTTGACGATGTGAAAATAGTCAATGCTTACGTGAAACAAGAATAA